From the genome of Tenrec ecaudatus isolate mTenEca1 chromosome 1, mTenEca1.hap1, whole genome shotgun sequence:
ttttaaaaaaagttgtagAGCTATGTCTGACCTCCAACCCCTAGGAACTAGCATCAGACTAGTGGGGATGCCGATTTCCATCTGTTCCCCTGGtaaagagggaaatcaccagatgtGCCAAATGCAGGGTGCATGCTTTGACAGCACGGACTGCGGAGTCAGCAGCTTACTCTGCCACATTCTGGCTGTGCGGCCATGACCACCATACTTGGCCTCTCAAGGGCTCCATTGCCtcatttagaaatgatgatgattGTGATAGCCTTGTAGGGTTGGAGTTAGAATTTAAAGATTTAAAACAGAGCCTAGTATTTGAATGTTCATGCACATTACGATGTTATCACCCTGAACTTACAGTTTTGTCTCAGGGGCAGTGGTAAAAGGACTCGAAGAACAAAGATCTCCATGTTTACTCcaactgctctgagactggaggtTCTCAACAAATGTTCTGTGGCTGCTTCCAAAACCAAGCCAGTTAGCTCTCTTCCCAGGTCCAGCCCAGACTTATTTAAAAACCTCATCCTGGAGTCCCCTTGAGGCACGGGGAGGGCCCAGCTGTGCGTCCCTCCGTTCGCACTGCTGGGAGATGGCACAGCGACTTCTCCTGAGGAGGATCCTGGCCTCCGTCATCTCCAGGAAGCCCCCTCAGGGTTGGTGGGCACCTCTCCCCTCCAGGGCCCTCCAGATTGCACAGGGCCCTCCTGgtagcctggcagcagcagcatcACGCAACCCTGCCCGGATGATCCACGCCTCCAGAGCCTGCGCCACCACCTTTAATGGACAGGACGGGCCTAATTTCCAAGACCGAGTCATCAACAGTGAAACCCCCGTGGTGGTGGATTTCCATGCACAGTGGTGTGGCCCCTGCAAGATCCTGGGCCCGAGGCTGGAGAAGGCGGTGGCAAAGCAGCATGGGAAGGTCCTGATGACCAAGGTGGACATCGATGACCACACAGACCTTGCCATTGAATATGAGGTGTCTGCTGTGCCACAGTACTGTCCATCAAGAACGGTGACGTGGTGGACAAGTTCGTGGGCATCAAGGATGAGGACCAGCTGGAGGCCTTCCTGAAGAAACTGATTGGCTGACACGCGGGGAGGTGTCCGACAGTCCAGGGAGGGCCGGGCCCCTATTGCCAGCTCCCCCTGGCTGGCCCTTGGGGCCTGTGTCTAGGAGACATGCAAGTCCATCGAGCTGCCAAGCCTGGGGTATCCACTCGGGGGAGTGCTGCTCCTGCTGTGGACCCTAGCCAGCTATCTTCCTGGCCACCGCCCTCCAGGGCTAACCAGTTCTCCCAGGAGGCAGCGGGCCAGCCTGGGACCCTTGGGCCAGAACCGCTGGTCCTCGTCTCCTTAGCCTTTTCTGATCAGAAACCAGCCCTTCTCTGCCCTTGTCTCTCCTGCTGCTCCTTTGTggcgaaaaacaaaccaaatgcaACAGTGAGAGGAATAGGTCATTCTCCCATCTTTTGTAGGTCTCTCCTAAAGAACCTTAGGGTCCTTCCTGTGAAGACAGGCTCTGGTCCCCACTCTGACTGACCCAGTCAGCAGACACCCCCTCCCAGGCCCAGGGGCGGAGAGCAAGCCCTGGCAGGGTGGGAACCTCTGCAAGGTCCCAGCACCCCCTGCCTTCCGCTTCTCTGAGCAGGTGACTCAACTGTGAACCAATCAGACCAATAAAAGGAGGGTTTGcactgccaaaaaaaaaacaaaaaacacctcacCCTGAGCGTCTGCGAAGAGAGACCTGAGGATCTCAATATTACCTGGAAATGTGTTTGGAAGGGAATAAATAACCCACCCATTGGGTCTATTTCATCTCATGTGACCCACTTAACTTCTATAgcccagtttcctcatctgtaaaatctaTTCATAGTAATTACCATAAGCACAGGTGTTGGAAAGAACCAGGCGTCGTAGGCGCTATTGTTGCTTAATTATTTCAGAAGCAATGCCTCGCGGAGGGAGGGGAACTCGCACCAGCTGGTTTCTGACACAAACCAACCTTGACTTTCCCAACGCAGGCACAGGTGAGAACACAGCAACTCTTCCTTCGCCCTCGCCCGGCCCCGCCCCGTTTTAGCCTGGCCACGCCCCTCTGGTAGTCTCGCGTGCTTTGCAAGTGCGCGAGCTGCGGCCGAGACCTGGGGCCGGCGGTTGGATGGACGAAACCATTTGGTACGCCCCGTGGGGGGTGAGAGTAAAGCCGAGGCCACCACGCGGTTTCAACCTTGAACTTTGCGGCGCCAGATGTAGGTCTTACTGGAGCGTCCACGACGTCTGCGGATTCTGCGCCTCGGAAGAGGGAGCCTACTTCGCTGCCGCGAGAGTGGCTGTGTGTCTGTGAGGCGACCTCCCCTCCCGGCGGGGAGTCGATGGGAGCGGCGGACGGCCTGCGCGGGGGAGGAGGCGGCCCCAGCGCCATTTTATTAGAGCGAAGAGGTAGTTGTGAGCTCTCGGGGGCCTCGCTGCTTGTCTCCTTTTCAAGTTTGCGAGCGGCGGCGCAGTAGTAGGTGAGTCGCAGGGGTGTCGACGGCTTCGTCCCTCCGCCTGGGGCGGCCTGAGGCGGGCGCAGCGGTCTGGGCGCCCGCGGAGGAGCGAGCCGTGAGGCCCGGCCTGCCTCGTCCGGCGCAGCGGCCTCGGGGCAAAGCGCGCGGTGGCGGCCGGCGCCCCAGCAGGGAGGCGGGCCGCGGGGCCGTGCCGCCTGAGGTGGCCTTTAGGCCTGGCTTCGCGGCCCCCGCGGTGCTTTCCGCCGACTTTGACCCGGGGGAGGCTGCCTGTGGAGGCTTGGGGCCCCACCCGGGCGGCGCGGAAACGCTCCTCCCGCGCCCGTCGCCCATTGGTCTCTGGGAGGCGGCGGCCCTGACCTCACAGGactggccgccgccgccgcccgtgtGACAGTAGTGTCGACGAGCCAGCGGCGAGGAAGCCGATGGGAACTTTGTGCCTCCTCTTGTTGCCTGGCTCGCGCCTGTTCAGCCCTTAGGTCTCAGCGTGCCCGGCACCCTGGTGGAGAAACCTACCCTGACTGTGACCCACTTGAGGTTCTGTCGGCCCGCCGCCAGTGTTAGAGCGCACTTCACGGTTACGCACTGGAGGCGCTGCCCGCGAAGCAGTTTCGTGACACAGTTACCCTGGCCTGAGGGTTGCCCTTTATCTCGGCCTCCCGGTCTTTTTCAGGAAAGCTTGCAGGATGTCTGAATATATCCGGGTAACCGAAGATGAGAACGACGAGCCCATTGAGATCCCCTCGGAAGATGACGGCACTGTGCTCCTGTCCACCGTGACAGCCCAGTTTCCGGGGGCCTGTGGCCTGCGCTACCGGAACCCCGTGTCACAGTGTATGAGAGGGGTGCGGCTGGTGGAGGGAATTCTGCACGCCCCCGATGCCGGCTGGCGGAATCTGGTCTATGTTGTTAACTATCCCAAAGGTTTGTTGCCCATGGGGGCTTTGCGCTAAAGCTGGGTGTCGAGGAAAAACATGAACAGCAGGCTagctttttcttctttccccccttCAGCAACGCAGGTTTTTAGACTAGAATGGAAGGCTACTAGTCTAAATTAGTAAGAACTGAAGATTGCAGaacgccttttctttttttttttacattttattaggggctcatacaactcatcgcaatccatacatatacatacatcaattgtataaagcacatctgcacattccctgccccaagcaGAACGTCTTAAAAGAGGAAACTGTTGAAATAAATTGTCGGGTCCAaactagctgccatcaagtccgttccaatTCACAGTAACTCTGtaggaggagaaaacctcatttttctcttgcttggtggctggtggttttaaactgctgactttagggtTGGCAGCACTATCAAGTAACCAACTGTGCTACGCGGCTTCCTTGTGAACAGGGGTTCCCAATTGATGGTAAAATGCAGGAGTTCTTAATACTTTGTAGGTTTATCTGTGCTGCAGCTAGATTCTTGTAAAGTGACCCAAATGTTGGGTTGTGTTGGCCCTTGCAGTCTCAGCACATTCGTTCAGCTAATGTGACACTCCCTCGTGAAGGTCAGTTGCAGCAGCTTAGTGTTTGAATTAGTATGGTCACAAGTCAGCCTTATTCTTGCTGCTGCTTGCTATTGATGCTCTAAGAGCAGCAAGAAGATTAAGGGCCAAATATAAGTACATTGTAGCAGTAGAaaggtgtgttgggggtgggggaggtgtgtTAGCTGATACATCTGCCTGATATTTTTGTCATGTAGTCTTGGAATAAGATCATACCATCACAGATAGTTGAGATGCAGAACATTAACTTAAACACAATCAAGGTTTTTAAGTATGTTTTTTTAATCAATGGCTATAGATTAGTATTTGCCCGAATTTAAAGTGcctaatttcttttttcttcctgtgCCAAATAATTGGCTTTAAAAAGTAACATTTTCTTTATTACATTTTGTTTATATGTGTGTTCATTATTGGATGTTGTCGGTTATAGTTGtagtgtctggcccatagtaggcACTTAGGAAATAGTAAATTTGTGTAGCAAGTGTCATTCTGCCATTTAGATGTAAAAGACTTCATTTTTTTGGTATATAGCTTTTACAATTATGTAAAGGCACTGGTAGCTAAGCAGGCATATTTATATAGACACACAAAGATGGTATTGTTgtgaccttttcagtctgaagtcGAAATACTTGTTTGATGTACCTTTTGAGAGTATATAAATGGCGTGGGGGATGGTAGCTGACCTTTTCTAGCTTGAGGGGAAAGGAGAATCAAGATCAGCAGGTAAAGGCAGATAACCTATGTGGCAGAGCTCGGTTGTATCTTCTATCTACATTTTTTGCCAGTTATGACACacactacttctctgctgggctctgcagtggccacacagaactcacaaatgcTACTCAAGTGTTAGGGACACTGCAGACTTTGGGATGAGAAACAATTGAGGATAAAATTCTTAGATCAGGAGGCCTTCATGTCTATGCCTACAGGCGGATCTCCCTTGGTCTGCCCTCTCCCCTGCTCAGCCAAGTATTACAAAGCTCTTTAGCCAGCCTGTGGGCATCCAGAGTACACGCCCCGCCGATGCTAGCAAACAGCGTGCCTTAAAGCACGCTCACCTCATGGATCAAGAAGCTACTGTACTGCCTCCTGCTGGACCCTTGGTTTGCCTGTGCCATCTGCTGCCACTCTTCATGTTCAGTGGTCCTGCTCACTGAGCTCCCAGGTTTGGGAAGCTTCCTACCCAGGACCCCGCGGCTCTTTTTTTAAAGCATGATAGGATGACAACCTTAGAGTTGCACACTTCTTATTGTTGTGGTCACACTTCTATAGGTATGCTAAGCACCTGCCCTTAGTAAGCTATCCAGTCCCCTTGGTGGGCCGCAAGCCCCTTATTTGCTTAATCCCATCCACTCATTAGGTAGGAGTTAAGGGAATGGCCAGTGACCATAACAGTTGTAatcttaagatttttttttaaatccgttGAGTATTCCTGAATCTGTAGCGGGAATGCCCCTCAGTCACATAGTCAAGGCCTTATTTTGTCCTTGAGAGTTAGTTAACTTATTGCCAAAACTTTCCGTGTCCTTCTTGTGTGTAGAATTATCTTTGACCTTTTTAGTTCTAGACTTTAAGAGGGAGTGGCATGCATTTTAAGAAGTGTTAATGGAATTTTCTAAAagatttttgcacatttcattcagataataaaagaaaaatggatgAGACAGATGCTTCATCAGCGGTGAAAGTGAAGAGAGCCGTCCAGAAAACGTCTGATTTGATAGTGTTGGGTCTCCCGTGGAAAACAACTGAGCAGGATTTGAAGGAATATTTTAGTACTTTTGGAGAAGTCCTCATGGTGCAGGTCAGATGATTGAACAGTTTCTTCACCCTTGAACGAGAACTTAACCTTCCTTGGGTTATCTTAATGTATGCAAAGAGAATGCTGAAAAGAAGTGTGTCGTGCCTAGTCTTTGTGCAGCTTGTCCTGTGTATTTTGCCTTTGGGACTATAAAGCCATTATATTCCCAGTGACTGAATGGGAGTGTGGGTAACATtagctttcttttctttataatTTAGGGTTTTTCAACATTGCAGTTTAAAAAAACCCATAGCAGTCTAGTTCATCTTTCCATTCATTCTAAGTGTTTCTGTTGAAATTTTGTTACGTAAATGAGTTTACTCCTGTTTACATGATCTagattcaacattaacccatctgtTGCTTATAGCTCATAAATAATTTGGCTTAGGTTTTAATTAAACCACTAGTTAGGCTTGACGCTATTGAAATGGTATGTTAAGGAACTGATTTAGATTGTGTGCCTGCACCTGGGTACACTTAGAGTAAATGTAAATCATCTTTTCTAGGTCAAGAAAGATATTAAAACTGGTCATTCAAAGGGATTTGGTTTTGTCCGTTTTACGGAGTACGAGACCCAGGTGAAAGTCATGTCACAGCGACACATGATAGATGGACGTTGGTGCGACTGTAAGCTTCCGAATTCTAAGGTACTTTGATCCACCTTTCTCTGTGCTTTGAGGATTTTTGTTGGCACACTTCCTTAGAGCCCCTAGGAAAACcaaactccactgccatcaagttgattctgactcatgccgccctatatatcagtggttctcaaccttcataatgctgcgaccctttgatgccgttcctcatgtggtggtgacccccaaccataacattattttcgttgctaattcataactataattttgctcctgttcTGAAGCGTAATGTAAAAtatgtgatatgcaggatgtattttcattttttaaaattgaacataaacataaagcacagtgattaatcacaaaacaatatgcaattatatattgtgaaatgtttgtgtttgccaatggtctgaggtagcccctgtgaaaagggttgttcagcctcccccccacccccaaaggggttgtgacccacaggttgaaaaccgctgctatACATGGTTTCAGAGGCTCTAAATCATTACAGCCTTgtgtttctctcacagagcaactggtggacttgaaccgccaacctttcaattagtccAAGACTTAACATGACTTAGAAAACACTGTAAGATCATAAATAACTCTTTGAAAAGAAAGTGACAGGTGTGTTCTTGAATTTTATCACTGGCCTTATTGAAGCCTGAAGGTAGGTTGGATATTTTGTGTTAATGTGCAGTAAACACAGCTGAAAAATTATCACTTATTCCTCTTTTGTTACATCTGTCTGTAGCTAGCATAACAATAATCAGTCTTGTTGCAAAGACTAGCTTCTCATCAGACTTGCGTCAAACATCATCATGGCCTTTGCCCCAAAGCGTTTCCAGACGTGGTGCTCTGGGTCCACAGAGGCCTTCTCGCCTGAGCTGTGTTTTAAAGGGAGGCCTTCCAAGGCGGGCGTGTGCTGATAAGTTTAGGCTGTGCCTGCTTTTTAGAAGTTGATCTTATAGGGCAGATTAGTTTTGTTACTCCTCCTGTAGATCgtgttctttttgttgcttgcaaAATATGTGATGTTTTTACTCCCTTTTGACTTGACCAGCAAAGCCCAGATGAGCCTCTGAGGAGCAGAAAGGTGTTCGTGGGGCGCTGTACGGAGGATATGACTGCGGATGAGCTGCAGCAGTTCTTTTCCCAGTATGGAGAAGTGGTAGATGTCTTCATTCCCAAACCATTCAGGGCTTTTGCCTTTGTTACATTTGCGGATGATCAGGTATTTTTCGCTTTCATAATTTTGTCCCAGATAATTGGGTAATTTCTCTTGAACTTTTCCCGGTTAACAAATAGCCATCTTTGGCAATGTTTTCTGACTTTGTAGAGTTGTGCATTGCATGTATTCCTAGACAACTTGTGGTAGATAGTTATTTCTCAGGGTATACGATTGATTGGGGtattatgtttattttaaaaataaattgaaatattccTGCTGCCATTACTAAAGCTAAAGATGTTTTGGGAGGAGGGGCTTTAATGAAGTGAgcatctctccccacccccagcttagGGCAAGGTTCTAGAAGTTACTGGTCCTTTTTCTGTGTGCTTCCATGGTGTAACCTCTTACTTGGCGTCCCTTATTCCTTACAGGTCGCCCAGTCTCTTTGTGGAGAGGACTTGATCATTAAAGGAATCAGCGTGCATATATCCAATGCTGAACCTAAGCACAGTAACAATAGACAGTTAGAAAGAAGTGGAAGATTTGCTGGGAATCCAGGTGGATTTGGGAATCAGGGTGGATTTGGGAATAGTCGAGGGGGCGGGGCTGGCTTGGGAAATAATCAAGGTAGTAATATGGGTGGGGGAATGAACTTTGGGGCTTTTAGCATTAATCCAGCAATGATGGCCGCAGCCCAAGCAGcattgcagagcagctggggaatGATGGGCATGCTAGCCAGTCAGCAGAACCAGTCAGGCCCGTCGGGTAATAACCAAAGTCAAGGCAACATGCAAAGGGAGCCAAATCAGGCCTTTGGTTCTGGAAATAACTCTTACAGTGGCTCCAATTCCGGTGCCCCAATTGGCTGGGGATCAGCCTCCAATGCAGGGTCGGGCAGTGGTTTTAACGGAGGCTTTGGCTCAAGCATGGATTCCAAATCCTCTGGCTGGGGAATGTAGACAGTGGGTTctggttggtttgggttggttggCTGGTGGTTGGTTGGGACTGGCGGGAACTCAAATTTTTTCTAAACTCATGGTAAGTATATTGTAAGATATATATGTACTAAAAATTTTCAAGATTGGTTTGTTCAGTGTGGAGTATATTCAGCAGTATTTTTGAcatttttctttagaaaaaaaaggaagagctAAAGGAATTTTATAAGTTTTGTTACTTAAAGGGTTGAAGTATTGAGTGGCTGAACGTGAACTGCTGTTTGCCTGATTGGTAAACCAACACACTACAATTGATAACAAAGGGTTTCTCCTGTAATATTTTCTCCGTGGACTTGTCAAGTGAATTCTTTGCATGTTCAAAATGGAAACCATTGGTTAGAACTACattcttttctccttgttttaatTTGAAGCCACCACATGGAGCTTTCCTTGGGAGGCTCTCCTTCCTGGAGATCCCGGTGTCAGTGTTtggttcatttgtttttgtttgtttctaatgcTTGTCTCCCCTCATGTACAAAAGTACAATAAGAAGCCTTCATTTAATCTCTACAGTTCATCTCATTTCAAATGTTTGTGGAAGAAGCACTTCATTGAAAGTAGTGCTATAAATATTCTACCGTAGGAATCCTTCTGTCTACATGCTTTCTCATTCAAGAATTCGTCGTCACACTGCACAGACTGCGTCTTTGACGGTGGGTGTCCCATTTTTATCCACTACTCTTTATTTCATGGAGTCGTATCAACGCTATGAACGCAAGGCTGTGATATGGAACCAGAAGGCTGTTTGAACTTTTGAAACCTTGTGTGGGATTGATGGTGGTGCCGAGGCATGAAAGGCTAGTATGAGCGAGAAAAGGAGAGAGCGCGTGCAGAGACTTGGTGGTGCATAATGGATATTTTTAACTTGCGAGATGTGTCTCTCCATCCTGTGGCTTTGGTGAGAGAGTGTGCCGAGAGCAGTGATAGCAAATCACGTACGAATGTTTTTGCATTCAAAGGACATCCACATCTGTTGTAAGACTTTCAGTGAGTTTTGTTCCTAGGTAACCCCCTATTAGTTGAATGTGTTAAGTGAAAAGATACTTGTATCTCCCCGACCCCTTGTCAACTGCTGTGAATGCTGTCTGGTGTGTGTTCTCTTCTGTTCCTGATCTGTAAGTGTGGGAACGTGAACTGAAGCTGATGGGTGGAGACCGTGGGCTGAGCTTGTGGTGTGCTTTGCAGGAGTACTTGGAGGCAGAGTTCACCAGTGAGCTCCGCTGTCTCAAAGAAGGGTGGACGTTCTAATGTCTgttagccccctcccccccataagAATGCTGTTTGCTGCAGTTCTGTGTCCTGTGCTTGGATGCTTTTTTATAAGAGTTGTCAATGTTGGAAATTCTTAAATAAAACTGATTTAAATAATATGTGTCTTTGTTTTGCAGCTCTGAATGCAAAGAATTCATAGCAGTTAATtccccccccactttttttaaaaccCTTTTGAGATGGAACTTTCATAAAGTTTCTTGACAGTAGTTTTATTTTGCTTAAAATAAACCTATTTGAAAAGTTGTCTCAGGTCAAATGGATTCCTCACCTGTCATGCATGACAGCTGACACCCAGACTTAATTGCTGTTGGTTCTTGCATTGTTCAAGATGAGTGTTCTTTCCCCCCTCGTTCTCTTTTTAGTGTGGTTTTTAGTAAGTCTGGGTGACCACACCTAAAATGGTAAGCAGTACCCTCCAACTTTGCCTCAGAGCCTCTGGGCGTTTATTTGGGTGATGTTAGAAATTGGCAGTCACCAAGCCGGCAATCCTGCCTTTTAAAAATGTGATGGGCAAAACAATGTTGATGTCGTCACGTGCTTTGTAGCAAAGCATAGCAGTTTAAAGAAAGGAATAGGGGCCCTTTCTAATTTGGGGTTTGGAAAGTGGAATTGCCATAGGGATAAAGTAGAAGAAGCCACAAATTACCTTGTGCCTGAAATCCATTCAGAGTACCAACAGCTTTGCAGAAGTAGGAGGGTGGGTGTGTCTGGAGTGTTCAGTGAAGTGGCCTTTGTCCTCAAAGGGTGGAGGGATATAGTCATGTTACCAAACTCACACTCTCCCAAAGCATTGCTAAGCATGTAGAAGCAGTAATATAGTGGCTCTTGTACGTTTTTATATGTAACGACTAATTTTGTGAGAGCTGAGGGCGCGTTTTCTAATTGGAAAAATGTTACAACTTTTGTGTTAATAGCATACCTAATACCTTTTATCTAATTAGCTGATGATAGATAGGTTTGTCGGTGTGTGATTACGTGTTTTGAACATTGATCAATGAAGTCATCCTTTAGATGTGTGATCACAACCTTAATTTGTTCCCCCACTTTCCTGTGTGAAAGGCTCTTGCGTTGTGTggggttctgtttttgtttttcctgcatCTAAATCTGCATGATTTCCCAACCCTGTCCCATCTGCACTTTGCATTGTAGCACTTGACTGTTACTCAGCGGCAGTAACAGGGTAGCACTTAAAATGGTATTCGGGGAGCTCCACAGACTTAACTGGAAAGCCAGCCTCCAAGGAACCCAGGGGTAAGTTAACTCCTCACCGGCATGGCTTTAATCCCTTCTTTACACTGTGTAAGCATTAGTGTCCAGTAGagaaggctttcagtgttgccttTTATTAATGTGTTTGTGGTACTACCTTGCGATGGGTATGCCACCCTTTTCAAAGAAAAAAGCTTAGAAGTACTTCAACTATTTAGCAAAAAGTTGTTTTAAAAGTCTTACCTGGTCATCTAAATGCATTCATTCTAACATTTTGAACCAGTTAAATAAAGAGTTTTGTTGTCACCACAgtttagtgtctggagtcttactggaaaaacatttctttttgtGACAAGGATGCTGGAAACTGTTAACCTAAAAAGTGAGTCTTAAAAAGTTTATATTGTGCTTgtttcggcagcacatatactaaagttGGAACAATACAGGGAGGAttggcatggcccctgcgcaaggatgacacgcaaattcgtgaagcattccatatttttaaaaagctgtgaaTGTGTAGAAGAGAGATTTGACCAAAACGCCCATTGAATTTTTACATATAATTGTGACTACTAGCTAGgctaaataacttttaaaaatagaactatGTAAAATAGTTTAGAGAGGCAAATGACTAAAGAGAAATTTGGTTTTTATGTTTGGGTCAGAGGTAGAGTTGTGTCCTTAATATGAAGAAGTAGAAAGGGGAGTACTTGTACTTCGTAAGCTCTGATCATGAGAAGGACACTTGCTGAGTACTGAGTGAGCAGAAGGTCCGCACTGTCTATTAGGCTCAGTGCTTCCCTCGGCTGATGCTCTGGTCGGTTGGCCAGCCCCAAGACCCCCAACTAGTTCATGTTCTCTCTAAGAAGGGAGGACTCAGACTTAAGTACACACTGCCTTACAGTTGATGTGTGCTTCCTCTTGACAATGCAGAGTAAGCTGCGCTCTGAACGTAAACTTTGAGGTTCTTTCCCGGTGTTTTAAACATAGCAATAATATTTTTAGCATTGGAATAACTCAATTAGTTTAAAAAATGATCtccgtttgtttggggtttttttctggtatcgatagtttttttttaatgtaaattagTCAATACCTGGGCTGAAGTGTCATGTTTCTGATTTATTTATAACCAAGTGAGTCCAGGTTCTTCCTGCACCCGTCTTGCCCCATATAAAGCACTCTTAGAGCAAGCCCAAAGCAATAGGCTGTTTATAGAAATGCACACGGTAGTATGAAAAGATCCACAAAATTGTAAGTACATGCAAATTAGGCAGTGAACTTAGAATGCTTTGGTAAGAATATTGCCAAGCTGGTTTTATGTCCCTTTGGCTCTGCTGGGACGTGGGTGTGGGCAGGCCAGGCTGCGCCTGTCGTGGCTGGCCTTCTGACTTAAACTGTTTGTTGTCTGGTTGGACAGCATGACAGCTGCTGTGTTCGGGATTCTGTGTTGATACCGCTGCTAACATCTTTTATGGGTTTTTTAATATGTAATTAAAATGTATTAATTATGTTATTGATCCAGGGGATGTAGTTAAAGACTTTGGTGTAGACGCCGTACTGCCCTGCTTCCCCACAGTTAATGGAGCCCCAAGACACTATTCCTCCCACAAACCACCGCTGGGTCTCGTTATCTAGAAACACGAAAGCCCCGCCACTGTCCCCCCTGCAGCTGTCCTTGCCCCCACCC
Proteins encoded in this window:
- the TARDBP gene encoding TAR DNA-binding protein 43 isoform X1, with the translated sequence MSEYIRVTEDENDEPIEIPSEDDGTVLLSTVTAQFPGACGLRYRNPVSQCMRGVRLVEGILHAPDAGWRNLVYVVNYPKDNKRKMDETDASSAVKVKRAVQKTSDLIVLGLPWKTTEQDLKEYFSTFGEVLMVQVKKDIKTGHSKGFGFVRFTEYETQVKVMSQRHMIDGRWCDCKLPNSKQSPDEPLRSRKVFVGRCTEDMTADELQQFFSQYGEVVDVFIPKPFRAFAFVTFADDQVAQSLCGEDLIIKGISVHISNAEPKHSNNRQLERSGRFAGNPGGFGNQGGFGNSRGGGAGLGNNQGSNMGGGMNFGAFSINPAMMAAAQAALQSSWGMMGMLASQQNQSGPSGNNQSQGNMQREPNQAFGSGNNSYSGSNSGAPIGWGSASNAGSGSGFNGGFGSSMDSKSSGWGM
- the TARDBP gene encoding TAR DNA-binding protein 43 isoform X3; this translates as MSEYIRVTEDENDEPIEIPSEDDGTVLLSTVTAQFPGACGLRYRNPVSQCMRGVRLVEGILHAPDAGWRNLVYVVNYPKDNKRKMDETDASSAVKVKRAVQKTSDLIVLGLPWKTTEQDLKEYFSTFGEVLMVQVKKDIKTGHSKGFGFVRFTEYETQVKVMSQRHMIDGRWCDCKLPNSKQSPDEPLRSRKVFVGRCTEDMTADELQQFFSQYGEVVDVFIPKPFRAFAFVTFADDQVAQSLCGEDLIIKGISVHISNAEPKHSNNRQLERSGRFAGNPVHLISNVCGRSTSLKVVL
- the TARDBP gene encoding TAR DNA-binding protein 43 isoform X2 gives rise to the protein MSEYIRVTEDENDEPIEIPSEDDGTVLLSTVTAQFPGACGLRYRNPVSQCMRGVRLVEGILHAPDAGWRNLVYVVNYPKDNKRKMDETDASSAVKVKRAVQKTSDLIVLGLPWKTTEQDLKEYFSTFGEVLMVQVKKDIKTGHSKGFGFVRFTEYETQVKVMSQRHMIDGRWCDCKLPNSKQSPDEPLRSRKVFVGRCTEDMTADELQQFFSQYGEVVDVFIPKPFRAFAFVTFADDQVAQSLCGEDLIIKGISVHISNAEPKHSNNRQLERSGRFAGNPGILLSTCFLIQEFVVTLHRLRL